Proteins from a single region of uncultured Fusobacterium sp.:
- the ybaK gene encoding Cys-tRNA(Pro) deacylase, whose translation MKKTNAMRELDKNKIKYNFIEYEVDENDLGAVAVAMKTGQDITKIFKTLVLLNEKREMLVACIPGSDTIDLKKLAKIAGDKKVEMLELKELFNMTGYIRGGCSPIGIKKKHKTYIHESALTKDTIFVSGGARGIQIEIDPNILIKQLNMTVGDIIIK comes from the coding sequence ATGAAAAAAACAAATGCTATGAGAGAGTTGGATAAAAATAAGATAAAATATAATTTTATAGAATATGAAGTTGATGAAAATGATTTAGGGGCAGTAGCAGTAGCTATGAAAACAGGACAAGATATTACTAAAATATTTAAAACTCTTGTATTATTAAATGAAAAAAGAGAGATGTTAGTAGCTTGTATTCCTGGAAGTGATACAATAGATCTTAAAAAATTAGCAAAAATAGCTGGGGATAAAAAAGTTGAGATGCTAGAATTAAAAGAGCTATTTAATATGACTGGATATATAAGAGGTGGATGTTCTCCAATAGGAATAAAAAAGAAACATAAGACATATATCCATGAATCAGCTTTAACAAAAGATACAATTTTTGTTAGTGGAGGAGCTAGAGGGATACAAATAGAAATAGATCCTAATATATTAATTAAGCAATTAAATATGACAGTTG